GACGGCAGCGAGCAACACTTCAGCGTGCCGTTTGCCTCGTTACCCCTGTTGCAGCGTGAAGGGCGTCTGAAATATGCGGTCACCGGTGGGCAGTATCGCTCTTATGACGGCAGCGTAGAGAAAACACCTTTCGCCCAGATGACCGCTATTTACGGTTTACCGAAAGGTTTCACGGTTTATGGCGGCGTGCAGGAATCCAGCAAATATCAGTCTTTGGCTTCCGGTGTTGGCAAGAATATGGGCGATTTGGGTGCGGTTTCTGTTGACGTCACCCAGGCCTGGTCTAAACCGCAGGATGATGTTAAGTCGAGCGGGCAATCATGGCGTGCGCGTTACAGCAAAAACTTTGTCGATACCGGTACCAACTTTGCGATTGCGGGTTATCGCTACTCTACCCGTGGCTATTACGGCATGCAGGAGGTGCTCGACTCCTACAGCGACAACAGAATAATGCAGGATCGCCGCCGTAACCGTATGGAACTGACCATGAGCCAATCGCTTGGCGGCAGTCTCGGTTCGGTTATGGTGGGGGCTGTGCGTGAAGACTACTGGAATGATGGAAAAACCATGGAGTCCTACACCGCGGGCTATAACAACTCGTGGCACAGCATTAGCTACGGAGTCACCTATACCTACAGCAAAAACGGTGCATCTGACGGCTACAGTGAATCCACCCGTTATGACAAAGACCAACAGATTGCACTGAACGTGAGTATTCCGCTGGACCACTTCCTGCCGGGAACATGGGCTAGTTATGCCATGAATTCCAGCAAAACCAACGGCACGACGCACTCTGTTGGCCTGAGTGGTGTGGCGCTGGAAAATAACGCGCTGAACTGGAACGTACAGCAGGGTTATGGGACCAACGATATTGGCGCGACCGGCAACATGAATGCTGACTATAAAGGCACCTACGGGGAAATGACGGCGGGCTATGGCTATGACAAAAACAGCGATCGCCTGAACTATGGCTTGCAGGGCGGCATTCTGGCCCATGCTGATGGCATCACGCTCTCGCAGCCGTTGGGCGAAACCAACGTCCTGATAAAAGCACCGGGCGCGAAAGGCGTGGGGATTCAAAACCAAAGCGGGGCGAAAACGGACTACCGCGGTTATACGGTCATCAGTAACGCCACGCCATTCCGTAAAAACGATGTGACGTTATCCCCGGATATGATGCCGGATGATGTAGAGCTTGATTTGACGACCGCAACGGTTATTCCAACGCGCGGTGCGGTGGTTCGGGCTAATTATGTGGCGAACGTCGGGATGCGGGTTCTGATGACGCTGTTACAAGCTAATGGGCAGCCAGTGCCATTTGGCGCGATTGTGAGCAATGCCAGCAATAAAGGCCAGGGCTCCATTGTTGGCGACCAGGGGCAGGTATTTTTGACGGGGTTAGATAACAGCGCAAAATTGTTCGTCAAATGGGGAGATGCGCCGAAAGACCAATGTCAGGTTGAAGTATCTTTACCGCCAGCGGATGCAAAGAATATTCAGAATATCAATGCAATTTGCCGGTAAATATTTCGTACTCAAAAAATATTTTATCGTTTGTTTTTATAATTCGTCTTGTAGCTACTCATTAGCTCTCTATTTTAAAAGTAATCAATGAGAGTGGTTCTTATTTTCCTTGCGCCTGTATGAGATGCTCGTAAATTGAGGTAGGTATTTTTAATGAAACGTATTTTAAATATTTTATTGATGTTATTAACAGTAACCAGTTTTTATAGCGAAGCGTCATGTGTAGTTAACCAAACCGTCCGAAAGACTATTCAGTTTAGTTCAATAGTGGTACAGCGTGATACCGCAATAGGTTCTACTATTGCAACGGTTACATCCTATCCGAGTAATATCCAGACCGGAGGATGCAGCAATGGTGGGTATGAGTATGAGAAAATGATGTATTTAGGTGGCGTATCATCTGTCATACCTAAAGTTTATAACACAAATATACTGGGCGTGGGTATTCAGGGCAATTTTGATGGCGCAACCTGGACTTTTCTGAACCCTCCAAACCCTGTTTATATTGGGAGCACGACGGGAACCTACGATGGAGGAACTGGGCAAAATTTCCAACTCATTAAAACCGGAAATATTGTTTCAGGTAGTTTATCTAGCGGCCTCGCGGCTATAGTTTATTATGATGGTAATAGCACGAATGCTGTTGAAATAAGCCTCGCGACGTCCACTGTAACCCAGGTTGCCTGTGCCATTACCACCCCCAATTTAACATTCTGGATTGGCAATATATTAACTTCAACTTTTGGTACCAGCGTAGGCACGACGCCAGCGGGTGCATCAAATACACAAAACTTGGGGTTAAACTGCGACCCGCAGGCCAATATAAATGTCAGTTTGTCAGGCACGCAGAATCCCGATGTTCCGACAACTAGCGTACTGGCATTAACCGGGCAGGGCGGCGCTAACGTGGCGAAAGGTGTCGGGGTGCAAATTTTATATAATAACTCGCCGCTGGCGTTAAATAGCCGAATTGTATTAAAAACGTCATCAGGCGGGCAAGAAACATTCCCCCTGACCGCTCGTTATTATCAAACTAAAACAACCGTTACAACGGGCACTGCCAATGCATCCGCAACCCTGAATATCACCTATCAATAAATTGGAGTTAAAAATGAGAATTAATCATATCGCGGCTGTTTGTTTGCTGATGGGAATGACTTCTTTATGCCAGGCCGATCCGGTCACCCTTAATATCACCGGTAATATTGTCGCCTCACCTTGCCAGATCAGCAGCGACAGCGTGACAAAGGCGGTTGACCTTGGGCAAAACATCCAGGCTTCCGACTTGCAGACGGGTGGGTTAGCAACTACCTGGATCCCCTTCACCATTGACTTAACTTCCTGCCCGGGGGGGACGACAAAAGTCATTATGACGATGCATGGCTCAGCGGATCCCGTCAACCCGAACGACATGTATCACAGTACCGGGACGGCACAAAATGTTTCTGTGCAACTTCAAAGCCAGGCCGCCGACCTGATGGGTGATGGTAAATCCCTTTCAGGCAATATTGCCAGTAACGCTTATTCCTATCAGATGCGTGCGCGTGCCTATACCCAGAATGGTGGTGTAACACCGGGAACGATTGTTGCAACGGTCACCGCGACATTTGTTTATAACTAATATTATAAATATTGAATTTTCTTTCTAAAATGGCCGTTATTGTTATCAATAACGTCATTTTTTATATCCGATGCTTGATAAAAACTTCATAAACATTTCATTGGAGTGTTTGTTTTTGCGGGCTTCTCACTGTTGCGATGTTTAGAATGATTTTATTCAACAATGCCACGTTAGTTTTACACTTCCGAAAATAGAGTCGAATAAAGATATTGTATCTTCAACGTTAGTCTGTAAGTTGACATTAAGTTGCAGTCAAAAAATAAACCGGTATGCACAGTAGTTTCTTTATCAATTTAAAATTTCACGCATGGTATTTATAATGAAAAGTTTTATAAAAATTATATTATTTTCTCTGTCTGTAACCAGTTTTTATTGTCACGCCAACTGCACTCTTAATGGATCAACAATAACACAGACAGTTTCGCCTACGAGTTTTACTGTTCAGAGGGATACGCCAATCGGGTCGGTTGTAAAAACAATTGATCTGCCATTGAGTAATCAGCAAATGGGTGGGTGTAGCAGTGGCGCAGCAACGAACTATTATAGATTTATATATAATGGTGCGCAACCCTCAGGATATCCGCACTATTATAAAACACCTGTTGTGGGTATTGCAATGTCAGCAACAACAACGGGTATGAATGGTGGTTTATTTGGATATTATGACAATCCACAATTTGTTGATAGTTTCTCTGGCCCGATAGGAATATATACAGGAACCAAAACAACAATTTCCTTTATTAAAATAGCGGATGTTGTTCCGGGGGTATTGCCAGCGGGGCAGATAGGAACATGGACTGCCGATAGCGGCAGTACTTTTATGAATTTATTTATGAATAGCCTGTCAATATCACAAGTTGCGTGCTCAATAAATACACCAGCGCTCATTTTTCCGATTGGTAACGTATTAGTTTCATCATTTGGCTCCAGCATTGGGACGACCCCGGCAGTTGCTCAGAATACCCAAAACCTAGGATTAAATTGCAATCCCGGTGCCAATATCAACGTCAGCTTGTCAGGCACGCAAAATCCCGATGTTTCGACAACCAGCGTACTGGCACTGACCGGGCAAGGCGGCGCAAACGTGGCAAAAGGTGTCGGGGTGCAAATTTTATATAATAGTTCACCGCTGGTATTAAATAGCCGAATTGTATTAAAAACGTCATCAGGCGGGCAAGAAACATTCCCTCTAACCGCACGTTATTATCAAACTAAAACAACCGTTGCTACGGGCACTGCCAATGCATCCGCAACGCTGAATATCACCTATCAATAAATTGGCGTTAAAAATGAAAATTAATCATGTCGCGGCTATTTGTTGATGGGAATGACTTCTTTTATTGCCACGGTTACCGCGACATTTTTGTTATATCCGATGTTTGACAAAAACTTCATAAACATTTCATTGGAGTGTTTGTTTTTGCGGGCTTCTCACTGTTGCGATGTTTAGAATGATTTTATGGAATAAAGGCCGCAAGGTGAATGAACGTATAGTATCAACATCTTCTTTTACTGCTAATAACATCGAGGATATCTCCCTTGATAGTTATTTAATGAGTATTAGTCAGGTGTCAGGCTTACGTTTTCAGCCGATTGTTTTCCTGAATAATGGGCAAGTTATTGCGCATGAAGTCCTTTCCGCGATATCGGGCGATCCTGCTTTATTCTTCTCATCTCTTTGTGAAGAACTTCACCTTGCCATTTTTTTGTGGCAGCTCGAAGAAGTACGTCATCTACCAGAGTCCTGTTGGTTTAATTTACCTGTGGCAGTGTTCAGTGAACCTTATTTAATCAGTGAGCTTATTGCAGCGGGGCCGGCAATGGAAAATATTTCGATTGAGCTACAGGACCCGGAAAATATCCAGCATCTGAATCCATTACAATTTAATCGCCTGCGTTCGGGCGTTCGTCGGTTACAACAGCATGGCTGGAATATCATTCTTGATGATTTGACGAGTACTTGCGCTCCGTATCTAAATGAAAATGATTTTAAGTTTGCAGCGGTTAAATTTGATCGCACTGAATTGCGCGGCAATCCGGATTTAGAGCAACAAATTCATCATGCCCGATCTCTTTCTTCTGTCATCGTTCTGGAGGGGATAGAAACAGCCGAAGACCTGAAGATCGCCAACACTTGTAAAGCCGATGCGGGGCAGGGCTTCCTGTGGCCTGAGAGGAAAGTAAATTGTTATGTGCCTGAAGTTGTAGCACGTAGAGCTTTGCTCTGGGGCCAACGGCTTGAACATATTCGCAAGCAACGCGTTGCCGTTAACGCTCACCTGTAAAGACTCAAGAAAGCAATAATATCTGGAGGGTTAAGCGCCACCCGCACGGGAATTGACTGGATGGCGCGGTGGTCTGTTGGCTTTACGAACTTGAATCTCGCTTCTGGCGAGGTGAGTGCATCAGGCGCACGATGGGTTTACGTGTCTTTTCATCAAAATAGCGGCTCGGCCAGATGGTTTCGGCGGGTACGCCAATCGCAAGACTTATCAGCATTTCCCCTTTTGCCCATGGGCGTGTCAGCGCATTGGCAAGTGTCGAAGAACTCAAACCCGCAGCACGTGATTCTGCTGCCAGTGAAGTTCCTTTCTTATGCAGCGCCGCGATGATATCGGCAGTGTGCCAGTCTTGTTGAAAGGGCAGGAAGGTAGGGCTGTGTGATAGTGTCATTTACATCTCCTTGTAGTAATAACGACTACCACCGGAGCTGCGAAACTCTTTGGGTGGTAGCTCAGACAAGGTTCGCAGTACCGGCCTACAAGGACACCGGCCAGCCCGAAGGCTGCCCTGCCTGAGCCACCATTGAAGTTGTTAGTACAGTTTTGAACTGTTCATACAACAGGTGTGCGGAGACATTGACACTCAATGCATAACATCAAGTGTATCCTTATAGTTTTATCAGGCTGCGAAACCCGGCTGCGGATTTTGCCGCAGCGGGGCTGACTATATCGTAAATCGAAGATGTTAACCAACCCGCTAATGAACGGAATGCGAGTTGTTTTCCAAAGATATTTTTTGATTTGCAGGCGTTGCAGACACAAAAAAGCCCGCATAACTTTCGCTATGCGGGCTTTCGGCTTTATCGGGTGGCTTTGGTACCCACAGATGGATAATTTTGGTGGAGCTGGGGGGGCTGAATAATCACCTTAGTTTGTTGTTTATAATGATTTTTCATTAATTCAACTTTCGTTGGTATACCTAAACGTATACCAATTGGAAAAGACTTACACGAAAGCATCAGAATGATTTGTGCCTAAGTCATTGGGATCTTGATCTAAACTCGTTCTTATCGATACGATAATTTCTAAAGTGAAGCCCCCATTGTTACTTACAAAATCTTCTCTCGTAATCAGTACGTTATGGCAGTCCTTTTGAATTGAAACAGGAAGTTTGTTAAACAATTTATTAATGTCAAAGCTACTCATTCCGACTGACTTTGACAGCAATTCAATCGTCAAATTATTAATAGTCTTTTTCGATATTTCGGATACTGGTGTTTGATTAATATGAATTCGTAATTTTAATTTGTTAACTAAATGCTCATTTCCATATGTATAATAAGTAATATTATCTTGAAGGAAATTATCATCACCAATCTCAACCATTTTACTGCAAGATAACCATGTGTCATAACTGAAGTGATAGTCATTGGTTTTATATCCCTTGTTGGCAAGGAATTCTTTTGCTAAGAATGGTGACCATCCATATTTATGAGGTATTGTTGGTGGGTTGGATTCAAGTTTTTTTCTTAATTTAACATTTCTAATGTAGGCTTTAAGTTCTACTTTTGTCTTTACTCTATCGGTGTGTACGTTTCTTACCCAGCGATTTAAACCATCAAGATCAGTTCTAAAGGAGTAGATGGCTAAATTTCTGGCGTACTTAAAAATGCTGTCATCATCGAAATATATTTTTAAACTAACTAGTTTTCTTTCATAGGCCTGATACAAGTAAAGGATGTAAATGAATGGCATGAAGGAAAACGATAGTAAAATCGGTGTTAAAAGCTCTGTGAGATTTGTCCAAGAAAAAGTGTCTTTCATTGATATAATTGAAAGGTATAAAGAATGTGTAAAGTAAAATATCACTACAGTGGCTAATATTATATTTATTGTTACGCTGATTTGTTTTGTTTCTGTTTTCATTCCGCCTACGACGGAAAGTAGACTTAAGAATGTAATAATAGGAAACATTATAAATTCTACTGTAAATGAGAAGCTATGCAGTTCTAGGATGAATGTTAGCAGAGTGCTTATTCCGATTGTTTCTTTTAGTTGAGATTTGAAAAAATATTTACTATTTTCAATTTTATTAACTTCAAATATTGTTACGAAGGCATATGTAACCATCCAAACTAAAGTTGTCTTCAAATTACTTGATGACCATAGCCCAATCTCATAAAACAAAGCAACACAAGCTGTCACCCAAATAACTGCGAGGCCTAATACTGTTAGTATCAGCCGGTGTTTGAAAAACTTAATAAGTTGAAAGAAAGAATCTCTAATGTCTTTTTTGACGTTAAGTGTAATAACTATGAAAACCATCCATATAATGAACGCGTACTCTCTGCCATTAATATCCATTTATAAATACCATTATTAATTTATAAAAATAATGCTTGGAATCTGCAAGATTCTATCTTGAAATTTGGAAGTAAGGGAATGCAACTTGAGGTTGTACAAAAAAACTTTTTTTCCGTTTAACTACTCACTTTGTTCACCTTGATATTTTATCATTTAAAATCATTATGATAGGTGGTGATTAAAGGGTGAGGAGTGAAGAGTCCATTGTTCATCTTTACCTCCT
The nucleotide sequence above comes from Buttiauxella selenatireducens. Encoded proteins:
- a CDS encoding fimbria/pilus outer membrane usher protein encodes the protein MRQKHKVFQPARMAIFIAVALSSGAQVANARDTFNPELLEVGNPGAGKTDLSVYEAGSQAPGVYHVDIILDEQLVDTRDVEFKAVADKSGEANLQPCISLDTLKSWGVKTDLFPELAADAQCINLAVIPQASADFQFSTQRLVISIPQAALIPQSRGYVPPEKWDEGITAGMLNYSLSGDNSRGRGANSSTTNSQYANLRPGLNIGPWRLRNYSTWSRDSNGQDKWDTVYTYLQRDIIPLKAQLTAGDSSAPADIFDSMPFRGAQLASDDDMLPDSMKGYAPVVRGIARTNAQVVIRQNGYQIYQSYVAPGAFEITDMYPTGGAGDLDVTIKEADGSEQHFSVPFASLPLLQREGRLKYAVTGGQYRSYDGSVEKTPFAQMTAIYGLPKGFTVYGGVQESSKYQSLASGVGKNMGDLGAVSVDVTQAWSKPQDDVKSSGQSWRARYSKNFVDTGTNFAIAGYRYSTRGYYGMQEVLDSYSDNRIMQDRRRNRMELTMSQSLGGSLGSVMVGAVREDYWNDGKTMESYTAGYNNSWHSISYGVTYTYSKNGASDGYSESTRYDKDQQIALNVSIPLDHFLPGTWASYAMNSSKTNGTTHSVGLSGVALENNALNWNVQQGYGTNDIGATGNMNADYKGTYGEMTAGYGYDKNSDRLNYGLQGGILAHADGITLSQPLGETNVLIKAPGAKGVGIQNQSGAKTDYRGYTVISNATPFRKNDVTLSPDMMPDDVELDLTTATVIPTRGAVVRANYVANVGMRVLMTLLQANGQPVPFGAIVSNASNKGQGSIVGDQGQVFLTGLDNSAKLFVKWGDAPKDQCQVEVSLPPADAKNIQNINAICR
- a CDS encoding fimbrial protein, which gives rise to MKRILNILLMLLTVTSFYSEASCVVNQTVRKTIQFSSIVVQRDTAIGSTIATVTSYPSNIQTGGCSNGGYEYEKMMYLGGVSSVIPKVYNTNILGVGIQGNFDGATWTFLNPPNPVYIGSTTGTYDGGTGQNFQLIKTGNIVSGSLSSGLAAIVYYDGNSTNAVEISLATSTVTQVACAITTPNLTFWIGNILTSTFGTSVGTTPAGASNTQNLGLNCDPQANINVSLSGTQNPDVPTTSVLALTGQGGANVAKGVGVQILYNNSPLALNSRIVLKTSSGGQETFPLTARYYQTKTTVTTGTANASATLNITYQ
- a CDS encoding fimbrial protein, producing MRINHIAAVCLLMGMTSLCQADPVTLNITGNIVASPCQISSDSVTKAVDLGQNIQASDLQTGGLATTWIPFTIDLTSCPGGTTKVIMTMHGSADPVNPNDMYHSTGTAQNVSVQLQSQAADLMGDGKSLSGNIASNAYSYQMRARAYTQNGGVTPGTIVATVTATFVYN
- a CDS encoding fimbrial protein codes for the protein MKSFIKIILFSLSVTSFYCHANCTLNGSTITQTVSPTSFTVQRDTPIGSVVKTIDLPLSNQQMGGCSSGAATNYYRFIYNGAQPSGYPHYYKTPVVGIAMSATTTGMNGGLFGYYDNPQFVDSFSGPIGIYTGTKTTISFIKIADVVPGVLPAGQIGTWTADSGSTFMNLFMNSLSISQVACSINTPALIFPIGNVLVSSFGSSIGTTPAVAQNTQNLGLNCNPGANINVSLSGTQNPDVSTTSVLALTGQGGANVAKGVGVQILYNSSPLVLNSRIVLKTSSGGQETFPLTARYYQTKTTVATGTANASATLNITYQ
- a CDS encoding EAL domain-containing protein; this translates as MILWNKGRKVNERIVSTSSFTANNIEDISLDSYLMSISQVSGLRFQPIVFLNNGQVIAHEVLSAISGDPALFFSSLCEELHLAIFLWQLEEVRHLPESCWFNLPVAVFSEPYLISELIAAGPAMENISIELQDPENIQHLNPLQFNRLRSGVRRLQQHGWNIILDDLTSTCAPYLNENDFKFAAVKFDRTELRGNPDLEQQIHHARSLSSVIVLEGIETAEDLKIANTCKADAGQGFLWPERKVNCYVPEVVARRALLWGQRLEHIRKQRVAVNAHL
- a CDS encoding helix-turn-helix domain-containing protein — its product is MTLSHSPTFLPFQQDWHTADIIAALHKKGTSLAAESRAAGLSSSTLANALTRPWAKGEMLISLAIGVPAETIWPSRYFDEKTRKPIVRLMHSPRQKRDSSS
- a CDS encoding ash family protein — encoded protein: MSVNVSAHLLYEQFKTVLTTSMVAQAGQPSGWPVSL